Proteins co-encoded in one Aspergillus flavus chromosome 2, complete sequence genomic window:
- a CDS encoding putative aspartate aminotransferase yields the protein MLSTLRVASRKAASRDANLRTVVVGARHASAWSNVPQGPPDAILGITEAFKADSFKEKINLGVGAYRDDKGKPYVLPSVRAAEDKVVASRFDKEYAGITGVPSFTKAAAELAYGKDSPAIKEDRLVITQSISGTGALRIGGAFLQRFYPHAKKIYLPNPSWANHNAVFKDSGLEVEKYRYYNKDTIGLDFEGLIADIKAAPENSIILLHACAHNPTGVDPTQEQWRQISDVMKQKGHFAFFDMAYQGFASGNADKDAFAPRHFVSEGHNIALCQSFAKNMGLYGERVGAFSLVCENAEEKKRVDSQVKILIRPFYSNPPIHGARVASTIMNDPELNQQWLGEVKGMADRIIEMRSLLRKNLEELGSKHDWSHITSQIGMFAYTGLKPEQMDALAKEHSVYATKDGRISVAGITSDNVKRLAESIFKVTG from the exons ATGCTGTCTACCCTCAGAGTCGCCAGCCGTAAGGCTGCTTCGCGTGACGCTAACTTGCGCACCGTCGTCGTTGGTGCCAGACATGCCTCGGCCTGGTCCAACGTCCCTCAGGGTCCTCCG GATGCTATCCTGGGTATCACCGAGGCTTTCAAGGCCGATTctttcaaggagaagatcaaccTGGGTGTTGGCGCTTACC GTGATGACAAGGGCAAGCCGTACGTTCTGCCCTCCGTTCGCGCCGCAGAGGACAAGGTTGTCGCCTCCCGCTTTGACAAGGAGTACGCTGGTATCACCGGTGTCCCTTCTTTCACCAAGGCCGCTGCTGAGCTGGCCTATGGCAAGGACTCCCCTGCCATCAAGGAGGACCGCCTCGTCATCACCCAGTCCATCTCTGGTACCGGTGCCCTGAGAATCGGCGGTGCTTTCCTGCAGCGCTTCTATCCCCACGCGAAGAAGATCTACCTCCCTAACCCTAGCTGGGCCAACCACAACGCTGTCTTCAAGGACTCCGGcttggaggttgagaagtACCGTTACTACAACAAGGACACCATTGGTCTTGACTTCGAGGGTCTGATTGCCGACATCAAGGCCGCCCCTGAGAACAGcatcatccttctccacgcTTGCGCCCACAACCCCACCGGTGTCGATCCCACCCAGGAGCAGTGGCGCCAGATCAGCGATGTGATGAAGCAGAAGGGCcactttgccttcttcgatatGGCCTATCAGGGCTTCGCCAGCGGCAATGCTGACAAGGATGCTTTCGCCCCCAGGCATTTCGTGAGCGAGGGCCACAACATTGCCCTCTGCCAGAGTTTTGCTAAGAACATG GGTCTCTATGGTGAGCGTGTCGGTGCTTTCTCCCTTGTGTGTGAGAAcgccgaagagaagaagcgtgTGGACTCTCAGGTCAAGATTCTCATCCGCCCCTTCTACTCGAACCCCCCTATCCACGGTGCCCGTGTTGCCTCCACCATCATGAACGACCCTGAGCTCAACCAGCAGTGGTTGGGAGAGGTCAAGGGCATGGCCGACCGCATCATTGAGATGCGCTCCCTGCTCCGGAAAAacctggaggagctgggcaGCAAGCACGACTGGTCCCACATCACCAGCCAG ATTGGTATGTTTGCCTACACTGGTCTCAAGCCCGAGCAGATGGACGCTCTTGCCAAGGAG CACTCCGTCTACGCCACCAAGGATGGCCGTATCTCCGTTGCCGGTATCACCTCTGACAATGTCAAGAGACTTGCCGAGTCTATCTTCAAGGTGACCGGTTAA